From Plasmodium yoelii strain 17X genome assembly, chromosome: 7, one genomic window encodes:
- a CDS encoding meiotic recombination protein DMC1, putative: MATLPSSKSTSKVALTTNVEDVPKEQQFQEIEKLQDLGINAADINKLKGSGYCTILSLIQATKKELCNVKGISEVKVDKILEVASKIENCSAFITGNQLVQKRSKVLKITTGSSVLDKTLGGGFESMSITELFGENRCGKTQVCHTLAVTAQLPKSMQGGNGKVCYIDTEGTFRPEKICKIAQRFGLNSEDVLDNILYARAFTHEHLYQLLATSAAKMCEEPFALLVVDSIISLFRVDFSGRGELSERQQKLNKIMSVLSKLGEQFNIAIVITNQVMSDPGATMTFIANPMKPVGGHVIGHASTTRLSLRKGKGDQRVCKVYDAPNLPEIECIFQLSDGGVIDALD; the protein is encoded by the exons ATGGCTACCTTACCAAGTAGTAAATCAACCAGCAAAGTTGCATTGACAACTAATGTGGAGGACGTTCCAAAGGAACAACAATTTCAGGaaatt GAAAAGCTCCAAGATTTAGGAATTAACGCAGcagatataaataaactaAAGGGAAGTGGATATTGCACAATTTTATCTTTAATACAAGcaacaaaaaaagaattatGTAATGTTAAAGGAATATCGGAAGTTAAAGttgataaaatattagaGGTCGCTTCAAAAATAGAAAACTGTTCAGCATTTATTACGGGTAATCAATTAGTTCAAAAGAGAAGTAAGGTATTAAAGATTACTACTGGAAGTTCAGTTTTGGATAAAACATTAGGCGGTGGTTTTGAAAGTATGTCAATTACCGAATTATTTGGTGAAAATCGTTGCGGAAAAACACAAGTATGTCATACTTTAGCTGTTACTGCTCAATTACCAAAGAGCATGCAAGGAGGTAATGGAAAAGTTTGTTATATAGATACTGAAGGGACGTTTAGGCcagaaaaaatatgtaagaTCGCTCAAAGGTTTGGATTAAATAGTGAAGATGTATtagataatattttatatgctAGAGCTTTTACACATGAGCATTTGTATCAATTGTTAGCCACGTCAGCAGCAAAG ATGTGCGAAGAACCATTTGCCCTACTTGTTGTCGATTCTATCATATCTCTTTTTCGAGTAGACTTTAGTGGAAGAG GCGAGCTATCTGAAAGGcaacaaaaattaaataaaataatgtccGTACTGTCAAAACTTGGAGAGCAATTTAACATAGCAATTGTAATAACAAATCAAGTTATGTCGGATCCCGGGGCAACTATGACATTTATTGCTAATCCGATGAAGCCag ttgGAGGGCATGTAATCGGGCATGCATCTACAACGAGATTGTCACTGAGAAAAGGAAAGGGAGATCAAAGAGTTTGCAAAGTTTACGATGCTCCAAACCTTCCCGAAATAGAATGCATTTTTCAGTT GTCGGATGGAGGTGTCATAGATGCATTAGATTAG
- a CDS encoding adenylate kinase 2, putative: MVSQKKKKKVYIINGPPGSGKDTHCVSLSKKYNFEIITISELLKKYVKDNTNKDDSCGKYAPGLTDEEKKDLENIEKCICNGSLAPDHIVNKIFLKYFKSYSENSEQDKNSEQDQAPESTTSSNGIIINGFPRTYEQALLFKKYKINVTKFINIVVSRETLLNRIMNRTKDPVTNINYNLQIVKLIKKKKQGIKLTIEEEELLASQDDTYQNLTDEIIMRLERREDDNESTFNKRYNLYKENEEKIIPLFIDICKNVDGENDINYNFQQICKIIQEEENYA; encoded by the coding sequence ATGGtttctcaaaaaaaaaaaaaaaaagtatatatcaTAAATGGCCCACCAGGGTCAGGAAAAGATACACATTGTGTGTCGCTTTCCAAAAAgtataattttgaaataattacaataagtgaattattaaaaaaatatgtaaaagataatacaaataaagatGATAGTTGTGGAAAATATGCACCCGGATTGAcagatgaagaaaaaaaagatttagaaaatatagaaaaatgtATATGTAATGGATCGCTAGCTCCAGATCATATAGTGAACAAAATTTTccttaaatattttaagagTTATTCAGAAAATTCTGAACAAGATAAAAATTCTGAACAAGATCAAGCTCCCGAATCTACTACATCGTCTAAtggtattattattaacgGTTTCCCTAGAACATATGAACAAGCattgttatttaaaaaatacaaaattaatgtaaccaaatttattaacattgTAGTTAGTAGAGAAACCCTTTTAAATAGAATTATGAACAGAACAAAAGATCCAGTTACtaacataaattataatttacaaatagtaaaattaattaaaaaaaaaaaacaaggaATCAAATTAACTATCGAAGAAGAAGAATTATTAGCATCACAAGATGATACTTATCAAAATTTAACTGATGAAATTATTATGAGATTAGAAAGAAGAGAAGATGATAATGAATCTACTTttaataaaagatataatttatataaagaaaatgaagaaaaaattattccACTTTTTATTGACATTTGTAAAAATGTAGACGGtgaaaatgatattaattataattttcaacaaatttgtaaaattatTCAAGAGGAAGAAAATTAtgcataa
- a CDS encoding trafficking protein particle complex subunit 2-like protein, putative → MPIKSICYLDENDEILFFYSTEKSDEISSRFSTYSTLNNIKKIIENEQKCDPYLGYVGLNLSLFSSYKNYAYVITIINLKIILTIDDNKNIYTDNVIRSLFVKLHQFYSDAVCNPFYTNHLESETFLKKIKMLIESS, encoded by the exons ATGCCCATTAAGAGCATATGCTATTtagatgaaaatgatgagaTTCTTTTTTTCTATTCTACAGAAAAAAGTGATGAAATATCCTCCCGATTTTCGACATATTCTACccttaataatattaaaaaaataa TTGAAAATGAGCAGAAATGTGACCCATATTTGGGGTATGTAGGACTAAACCTTTCTTTATTTagttcatataaaaattatgcatatgtaattacaattataaatcttaaaattatattaacaattgatgataacaaaaatatatacactgATAATGTCATTAGATCC CTATTTGTAAAATTGCATCAATTTTATTCTGATGCGGTTTGCAACCCTTTCTACACTAATCATTTAGAAAGCGAAAcctttttgaaaaaaataa AAATGTTAATAGAATCATCCTAA